In Hyphomicrobiales bacterium, one genomic interval encodes:
- a CDS encoding response regulator codes for MRVLLIEDDSATARSIELMLNSEGFNVYQTHLGEEGVDLGKLYDYDIILLDLNLPDVSGYDVLKTLRVSKVHTPILILSGLAGIEDKVKGLGVGADDYMTKPFHKDELVARIHAIVRRSKGHAQSVIRTGEYEVNLDAKTVEVGGQRVHLTGKEYQMLELLSLRKGTTLTKEMFLNHLYGGLDEPELKIIDVFICKLRKKLAAATGGEHYIETVWGRGYVLRDPTSNGQVAA; via the coding sequence ATGAGAGTGTTGCTGATCGAGGACGACAGCGCGACGGCTCGTAGCATCGAGCTGATGCTCAATTCCGAAGGGTTCAACGTCTACCAGACGCATCTGGGCGAAGAGGGTGTCGATCTCGGCAAGCTCTACGACTACGACATCATCCTACTCGATCTCAATCTTCCGGACGTCAGCGGCTACGACGTCCTCAAGACACTGCGTGTCTCGAAGGTGCACACGCCGATCCTCATTCTCTCCGGCCTCGCGGGCATCGAGGACAAAGTGAAGGGTCTCGGCGTCGGTGCCGACGACTACATGACGAAGCCCTTCCACAAGGACGAGCTCGTTGCCCGCATCCACGCCATCGTGCGGCGCTCGAAGGGCCATGCCCAGTCGGTGATCCGGACCGGTGAGTACGAGGTCAATCTCGATGCCAAGACCGTCGAGGTCGGCGGCCAGCGCGTGCATCTGACGGGCAAGGAATACCAGATGCTCGAGCTGCTCTCGCTGCGCAAGGGCACGACGCTCACCAAGGAAATGTTCCTCAACCATCTCTACGGCGGCCTCGACGAGCCGGAACTCAAGATCATCGACGTCTTCATCTGCAAGCTGCGCAAGAAGCTGGCGGCGGCGACCGGTGGCGAGCACTACATCGAGACCGTGTGGGGGCGCGGCTACGTGCTCCGCGATCCGACGAGCAACGGTCAGGTCGCGGCCTGA
- a CDS encoding DUF560 domain-containing protein, whose protein sequence is MARQERRSARLVRHALRRVPTSVRGGSVLAAIAFLLIGLLSPIAAVAGDGAATTGRHVLEQAAEVYRNGAMDEAARLLDPLVADPGALDPDAALTARHLRGLVARRRGELELAAAMFRGILAERPDLTRVRLDLAHTLFLLEEDEGARHHFELVRSASGDPVVSQVINGFVREMDKRRRWSASAFVSLAPSSNINQGTSSDVITVAGLPFVIDDSSRAKSGIGLAAGGAIGLRHTLAPDIDLEVDLRGLARRYREDDFNYAKAAASIGPRIHFERGNAALILFAERHWSADEALSFAAGVRAEARVKLAPTLTSTTVANCFATRHDGDWQGIDLTDRDGHACSLDLVLDQALSSDSFARLTIGGEESWSEAPYREYGERMIGIGGYKELPFGITLFAEARARHRQYDLANSLTGTVREDRVLEGDIQVTKRDLEIFGAAPQLRLSVARRHSNIDIYDYTSHGVEVTFTRGF, encoded by the coding sequence ATGGCGCGGCAGGAGCGGCGATCGGCACGGCTCGTGAGGCACGCGTTGCGGCGCGTGCCGACGTCCGTTCGCGGGGGCTCGGTCCTGGCGGCGATCGCCTTCCTCCTCATCGGCCTCCTTTCGCCGATCGCGGCCGTCGCGGGAGATGGTGCGGCGACCACCGGCCGGCACGTGCTGGAACAAGCGGCGGAGGTCTACCGCAACGGTGCCATGGACGAGGCCGCGCGCCTCCTCGATCCGCTCGTTGCCGATCCCGGAGCGCTCGATCCCGACGCCGCGCTCACGGCACGTCATCTGCGGGGCCTCGTTGCGCGACGGCGGGGAGAACTCGAACTCGCCGCCGCGATGTTTCGCGGCATTCTCGCCGAGCGCCCGGACCTGACGCGTGTGCGCCTCGATCTCGCGCACACGCTTTTCCTTCTCGAGGAGGACGAGGGCGCGCGGCATCATTTCGAACTGGTGCGCTCGGCGAGCGGCGATCCGGTCGTCTCGCAGGTCATCAACGGTTTCGTTCGGGAGATGGACAAGCGCCGGCGGTGGAGTGCCTCGGCGTTCGTTTCGCTCGCGCCGTCCAGCAACATCAACCAGGGCACCAGCAGCGACGTCATCACGGTCGCCGGCCTGCCGTTCGTCATCGACGATTCCTCGCGGGCCAAGAGCGGCATCGGGCTGGCGGCGGGGGGAGCGATCGGGCTGCGGCACACGCTAGCGCCCGACATCGACCTCGAGGTCGACCTGCGGGGTCTGGCGAGGCGCTACCGGGAGGACGATTTCAACTACGCAAAGGCGGCCGCCTCGATCGGGCCGCGCATCCACTTCGAGCGGGGCAATGCTGCTCTGATACTCTTTGCCGAACGGCACTGGTCCGCCGACGAGGCGCTGAGCTTTGCTGCGGGCGTGCGCGCCGAGGCCCGCGTGAAACTGGCACCGACGTTGACCTCGACGACCGTGGCGAACTGTTTTGCGACGCGTCACGACGGGGACTGGCAGGGCATCGATCTGACGGACCGCGATGGGCATGCCTGCTCACTCGATCTGGTGTTGGACCAGGCGCTTTCGAGCGACAGCTTCGCGCGCCTGACGATCGGCGGAGAGGAATCCTGGTCGGAGGCCCCCTACCGCGAATACGGCGAGCGGATGATCGGCATCGGCGGCTACAAGGAACTGCCCTTCGGCATCACGCTCTTTGCCGAGGCGCGGGCGCGGCACCGGCAATACGATCTGGCCAACAGCCTCACCGGCACGGTGCGCGAAGACAGGGTGCTGGAAGGCGATATCCAGGTCACCAAGCGTGACCTCGAAATCTTCGGCGCCGCGCCGCAGCTCAGGCTGAGCGTGGCGCGGCGGCACAGCAACATCGACATCTACGACTACACCTCGCACGGGGTCGAGGTGACGTTCACGCGCGGCTTCTGA
- a CDS encoding biotin transporter BioY → MSTNTNLIADAAWPRPAASGALLRDVLLVLAGSALIAVCAHIKVPMYPVPMTMQPFAVLLVGLAFGWRLGGLTVLAYLAEGALGLPVFTGGAGLAYMAGPTGGYLVGFLAAAVTAGWLAGQGWGRPAVRVFLAMLIGTAVIYAFGLAWLAFGLGLGLEKAVTVGMLPFIPGDLVKAALAAALLPLAWRLIGR, encoded by the coding sequence ATGTCGACCAACACCAATCTCATTGCCGATGCAGCCTGGCCGCGCCCCGCCGCCTCGGGCGCGCTGCTGCGCGACGTCCTGCTCGTGCTCGCGGGCTCGGCGCTCATCGCCGTTTGCGCTCATATCAAGGTGCCGATGTACCCCGTGCCGATGACCATGCAGCCGTTCGCCGTGCTGCTGGTCGGGCTCGCCTTCGGCTGGCGGCTCGGCGGCCTCACCGTTCTCGCCTATCTCGCCGAGGGCGCCTTGGGCCTGCCGGTCTTCACCGGAGGCGCCGGGCTCGCCTATATGGCGGGCCCCACCGGCGGCTATCTGGTCGGCTTCCTCGCCGCCGCGGTCACGGCGGGCTGGCTTGCCGGGCAGGGCTGGGGTCGGCCGGCCGTGCGCGTGTTCCTCGCCATGCTGATCGGCACGGCGGTGATCTACGCATTCGGCTTGGCGTGGCTGGCATTCGGCCTCGGGCTCGGCCTCGAGAAGGCGGTCACCGTCGGCATGCTGCCGTTCATTCCGGGCGACCTGGTCAAGGCGGCGCTCGCCGCCGCGCTGCTGCCGCTCGCCTGGCGCCTGATCGGCCGCTGA
- a CDS encoding acetyl-CoA C-acetyltransferase: MTDAFIFDAVRTPRGKGRKDGSLHEVTAVSLASQVLGAIRDRNGLETKLVDDVILGCVAPIGEQGMDIARAAVFGAGYGNETAGVQINRFCASGLEAVNMAAGQVAGGASDLVIAGGVESMSRVPMTSDGGAWPVDPRIAIPSYFMPQGVSADLIATKYGFSRADCDAYAVESQKRAGASWAEGRFARSVVPVVDVNGLTILERDETVRPTTDMQALAALKPSFVQMGVDYGFDAVAIQAHPELEAIEHVHHAGNSSGIVDGAAGVLIGSRAGGDAAGLRARARIRAFTAIGSEPALMLTGPVDVTEKVLRRAGMTKADIDLFELNEAFASVVLRYMQAFEIPHDKINVNGGAIAMGHPLGATGAMILGTVLDELERRDLSTALVTLCIGAGMGCATVIERV, encoded by the coding sequence ATGACGGACGCATTCATTTTCGATGCGGTGCGCACGCCGCGCGGCAAGGGCCGCAAAGACGGCAGTCTTCACGAAGTGACGGCCGTTTCGCTCGCCTCGCAGGTGCTCGGCGCGATCCGGGACCGCAACGGGCTCGAGACCAAGCTCGTCGACGACGTCATCCTCGGCTGCGTGGCGCCGATCGGCGAGCAGGGCATGGACATCGCGCGGGCGGCGGTGTTCGGGGCGGGCTATGGCAACGAGACGGCCGGAGTGCAGATCAACCGCTTCTGCGCCTCGGGGCTCGAAGCGGTGAACATGGCCGCCGGACAGGTCGCGGGCGGCGCATCCGACCTCGTCATCGCCGGTGGCGTCGAGAGCATGTCACGCGTGCCGATGACATCGGACGGCGGCGCCTGGCCGGTCGACCCTCGCATCGCGATCCCCTCCTATTTCATGCCGCAGGGCGTTTCGGCCGATCTCATTGCGACCAAGTACGGGTTTTCGCGAGCCGACTGCGACGCCTATGCCGTCGAAAGCCAGAAGCGCGCGGGCGCGAGCTGGGCCGAGGGGCGGTTCGCGCGCTCCGTTGTGCCCGTGGTCGACGTCAACGGTCTCACCATTCTCGAGCGCGACGAGACCGTCCGGCCGACGACCGACATGCAGGCGCTCGCGGCCCTCAAGCCGTCGTTCGTGCAGATGGGCGTGGACTATGGTTTCGATGCGGTGGCGATCCAGGCCCATCCCGAACTCGAGGCGATCGAGCACGTGCACCATGCCGGCAATTCCTCCGGCATCGTGGATGGGGCGGCGGGCGTGCTCATCGGATCGCGCGCGGGTGGAGATGCCGCCGGCCTCAGGGCGCGGGCGCGCATCCGTGCGTTCACGGCGATCGGCTCCGAGCCGGCGCTGATGCTGACCGGACCCGTCGACGTCACGGAAAAGGTGCTGCGGCGGGCCGGCATGACGAAGGCGGATATCGATCTCTTCGAACTCAACGAGGCATTCGCCTCCGTCGTCCTTCGATACATGCAGGCCTTCGAAATCCCGCACGACAAGATCAACGTCAACGGGGGCGCCATCGCGATGGGCCATCCGCTCGGGGCGACCGGTGCGATGATCCTCGGCACGGTGCTCGACGAACTCGAGCGGCGCGATCTTTCGACGGCGCTGGTCACGCTCTGCATCGGGGCGGGCATGGGCTGCGCGACCGTCATCGAGCGGGTGTGA
- a CDS encoding 3-hydroxyacyl-CoA dehydrogenase, which produces MTYDSFRFDVDGEGIAHVVWDMPGRSMNVLSAKSIAEYISAIERIVTDGAVKGAVIGSGKRDFIAGADLPMVEAMAETAQSGDRKAAAEKIFHEMLAFQMALRRLEACGKPVAAALPGTALGGGLEVALATHHRVVADNPKAQLGLPESKVGLMPGAGGTQRLVRLLGAMAAAPLLLEGRALDPAKALSLGIVNEVVPAGREREAALAFVRANLAEGEKVSAARAAGTAMEASYDPVWDKKGYKILGGWPFSPQGFPVCMGAGAMVRKESYGIYDAQKAILSAVYEGLQVPFETALRIEVRYFTSLVCGAQARNMIRSLFVNKQALEKGARRPAGVADQSVKRLGVLGGGGFMGAGIANVAAAAGIEVVVLDRDEESAAKAKAHAERLASERVAKGRMSEAAAGELLSRITTTADYLRLAGCELVVEAVFESPDVKKAVTEAAEAHLGADAVFASNTSTIPISLLARNSARPTNFIGIHFFSPVEKMPLVEIILGKGTGEVALAKALDFVRQLRKTPIVVNDARFFYANRCVLKYVEEAHHMLAEGVAPALIENAARMIGMPVGPLSLNDETALDLGLKIRQATRAGLGDGYQVHPAEERLDRMVTEMGRLGRKNRKGFYDYPEAGRKRLWPGLADLFAVANVQPDVEALKRRFLTIQAVEAIRALEEGVVTDVREADIGAIFGWGFAPWSGGPISYVDTRGPAVVVADCRALAADLGARFAPPRLLEEVAGQGTTFYRRQAARQAAAA; this is translated from the coding sequence ATGACCTACGATAGTTTCCGCTTCGACGTCGACGGCGAGGGCATCGCGCACGTCGTCTGGGACATGCCGGGGCGCTCGATGAACGTGCTCTCGGCTAAGTCGATCGCGGAATACATCTCCGCGATCGAGCGGATCGTGACGGACGGGGCGGTCAAGGGCGCGGTAATCGGATCGGGCAAGCGCGACTTCATCGCGGGAGCGGACCTCCCCATGGTCGAGGCGATGGCCGAGACCGCACAGAGCGGCGACCGCAAGGCGGCGGCCGAGAAAATATTCCACGAGATGCTCGCCTTCCAGATGGCGCTGCGGCGGCTCGAGGCGTGCGGCAAGCCGGTCGCGGCGGCGCTCCCGGGGACGGCGCTCGGCGGCGGACTCGAGGTGGCGCTGGCAACTCACCACCGCGTCGTGGCGGACAATCCCAAGGCGCAGCTCGGCCTGCCGGAGAGCAAGGTCGGGCTCATGCCCGGGGCCGGTGGGACGCAGCGCCTCGTTCGCCTGCTCGGGGCGATGGCGGCCGCGCCCCTGCTGCTCGAGGGCCGCGCGCTCGATCCCGCCAAGGCGCTCTCGCTCGGCATCGTCAACGAAGTGGTGCCTGCGGGACGTGAAAGGGAGGCGGCGCTCGCCTTCGTGCGAGCCAATCTGGCGGAAGGCGAGAAGGTCTCGGCAGCGCGCGCGGCGGGCACTGCAATGGAGGCGAGTTACGATCCCGTCTGGGACAAGAAGGGGTATAAAATCCTGGGCGGGTGGCCGTTCTCGCCGCAGGGCTTTCCCGTCTGCATGGGCGCCGGTGCCATGGTGCGCAAGGAGAGCTATGGCATCTACGACGCGCAGAAGGCCATCCTCTCGGCGGTCTACGAAGGCTTGCAGGTGCCGTTCGAGACCGCGCTGCGCATCGAGGTGCGCTACTTCACCAGTCTCGTCTGCGGCGCGCAGGCGCGTAATATGATCCGCTCGCTGTTCGTCAACAAGCAGGCGCTGGAGAAGGGGGCACGGCGCCCGGCGGGCGTTGCGGACCAGTCTGTCAAGCGTCTCGGCGTGCTCGGCGGCGGTGGCTTCATGGGAGCCGGTATCGCCAATGTCGCGGCGGCGGCCGGTATCGAGGTCGTCGTGCTCGACCGCGACGAGGAGAGCGCGGCCAAGGCGAAAGCCCATGCCGAACGGCTGGCCAGCGAGCGGGTCGCCAAGGGGCGCATGAGCGAGGCGGCGGCGGGAGAACTTCTCTCCCGGATCACGACGACGGCGGATTATTTGCGGCTCGCGGGCTGCGAACTCGTCGTCGAGGCGGTGTTCGAATCCCCGGACGTCAAGAAGGCGGTGACGGAGGCAGCCGAAGCGCATCTCGGCGCCGATGCGGTCTTTGCCTCGAATACCTCCACCATCCCGATTTCGCTGCTCGCTCGCAATTCGGCGCGGCCGACCAATTTCATCGGCATTCATTTCTTCTCACCGGTCGAGAAGATGCCGCTGGTCGAGATCATCCTCGGCAAGGGGACGGGCGAGGTGGCGCTCGCCAAGGCGCTCGATTTCGTGCGCCAGTTGCGCAAGACGCCGATCGTCGTCAACGACGCGCGCTTCTTTTATGCCAACCGCTGCGTGCTGAAGTACGTCGAGGAAGCGCATCACATGCTGGCTGAGGGCGTCGCGCCGGCGCTCATCGAGAATGCGGCACGCATGATCGGCATGCCGGTCGGCCCGCTCTCCCTCAACGACGAGACGGCGCTCGACCTCGGCCTCAAGATCCGTCAGGCGACGCGGGCCGGCCTCGGGGATGGCTACCAGGTGCATCCGGCGGAAGAGCGTCTCGACCGGATGGTGACGGAGATGGGGCGCCTCGGGCGCAAGAACCGCAAGGGTTTCTACGATTATCCCGAGGCTGGCCGCAAACGGCTCTGGCCGGGGCTCGCCGACCTCTTTGCGGTGGCAAACGTGCAGCCGGACGTCGAGGCGCTGAAACGGCGATTCTTGACGATCCAGGCGGTGGAAGCGATCCGCGCGCTCGAAGAGGGCGTGGTAACGGACGTGCGCGAGGCGGATATCGGGGCGATCTTCGGGTGGGGGTTCGCGCCCTGGTCGGGCGGCCCGATCTCCTATGTCGATACGCGCGGGCCAGCCGTGGTGGTGGCCGATTGCCGCGCACTCGCCGCGGATCTCGGCGCGCGGTTCGCGCCGCCCCGCCTGCTCGAGGAGGTGGCCGGCCAAGGGACCACGTTCTATCGCCGGCAGGCGGCGAGGCAGGCCGCGGCGGCCTGA
- a CDS encoding DedA family protein, with product MCPGSGRRGFPWGSTMLDGLYRRIREGIHTWKGKTLLGVAAFLECTIIPVTIELVATPLMVVSGRPYLIAHIISIGTLVGALASYALGAFMFEPVIQPLLEWAGWMDDFRRFEGDLLENGFWAVFLVGLTPIPFQIGTVGAGVLGYSLPMFILAVLISRGIRYYAIAILADILGHKAHDLIERYGSMILFVGTGVLVGGAVLYSLLA from the coding sequence ATGTGCCCCGGATCGGGGCGTCGCGGTTTTCCCTGGGGATCGACCATGCTCGACGGCCTCTACCGGCGGATCCGGGAGGGCATCCATACCTGGAAGGGCAAGACCCTGCTGGGGGTGGCGGCGTTCCTGGAATGTACCATCATTCCGGTAACCATCGAGTTGGTGGCGACACCCCTCATGGTGGTGAGCGGACGCCCCTACCTCATCGCCCATATCATTTCGATCGGCACGCTCGTTGGAGCGCTCGCGAGTTACGCGCTCGGCGCCTTCATGTTCGAGCCGGTGATCCAGCCACTCCTCGAGTGGGCCGGCTGGATGGACGACTTCCGGAGATTCGAGGGTGATCTCCTAGAGAACGGGTTCTGGGCGGTCTTCCTGGTCGGTCTGACACCGATTCCGTTCCAGATCGGCACGGTCGGCGCGGGCGTGCTGGGCTACTCGTTGCCCATGTTCATTCTGGCGGTGTTGATCTCGCGCGGTATCCGCTACTATGCGATCGCGATCCTGGCCGACATCCTCGGCCACAAGGCTCACGACCTCATCGAGCGCTACGGCTCGATGATCCTGTTCGTGGGCACCGGAGTGCTCGTCGGCGGCGCGGTTCTCTATTCGCTGCTGGCGTGA
- a CDS encoding tetratricopeptide repeat protein, which produces MTFRSRCRTVAGRWPTGAITLAVLFLSGPMGLHDLASAEETVAAPKAAAEAPSYQNRSLFGSYLAGRFARSQREMDSAARFFREALERDPDDKDMVQNAFLSEAAIGSWDEAARRAEQVVKDDPTNRLAQIFLGTRAFKERRFEAAEEHLSRAAVGPIGELTSTLARAWIRFADGKVDEALTLVDGLRQDWARFYRDNHKALILDAAGRHDEAQTVWASLFKDEPRTLRVALGHARHAMAIGEGDAARAKRVLLRHMRATGRRDPLASELYREIAAGGRPGLLVADAEHGMAELLFGLGEALTTEGGIDVGTIYLQLATYVRGDFEAAFYALGNVHEATKHYDKAIGAYRGLDKTSPLGFEAGLRIAYNLNWLEKEEESRAQLSGMLDGVMAQIAAHGGNGVRERVAVKLSERGRFAQESLAALGYYDGTSDGRIAGASLEALKAFQKDSGLEVDGIVGPRTILSLQAALDHELATELDDRESRVLLAIGNLLRGHEKYGEAIGYYARAIEKIDEPLPEHWNYYYSRGVCYERVKQWPKAEADLRQALALNPDQPLILNYLGYSWVDQNLNLEEAMELIRKAVRLKPDDGYFVDSLGWAYYRLGKFDSAVRYLERAVELRPEDPVINDHLGDALWRVGRTLEARFQWGQALDLKPEPEEVDKIKAKIVAGLPEVGKDQVVGSEAGANSTEGAAAGGSTQ; this is translated from the coding sequence ATGACGTTTCGTTCACGATGCCGGACAGTCGCGGGCCGGTGGCCAACCGGGGCGATCACACTCGCGGTCCTTTTCCTCAGTGGTCCGATGGGCTTGCACGATCTGGCGTCGGCCGAGGAGACTGTTGCCGCGCCCAAGGCCGCCGCCGAGGCGCCGAGCTATCAGAACCGGTCGCTCTTCGGAAGCTACCTCGCCGGTCGGTTTGCGCGCTCGCAGCGCGAGATGGATTCGGCCGCGCGGTTCTTCCGCGAGGCCCTCGAGCGCGATCCCGACGACAAGGACATGGTGCAGAACGCCTTCCTCAGCGAGGCGGCGATCGGCAGCTGGGACGAAGCGGCGCGGCGTGCCGAGCAAGTCGTCAAGGACGATCCGACCAACCGGCTGGCGCAGATCTTCCTTGGAACGCGTGCCTTCAAGGAACGCCGGTTCGAGGCCGCCGAGGAGCATCTCTCTCGTGCCGCGGTCGGCCCGATCGGTGAATTGACCTCGACGCTGGCGCGGGCCTGGATCCGCTTCGCCGATGGCAAGGTCGACGAGGCGCTGACGCTGGTCGACGGACTGCGGCAGGACTGGGCACGCTTCTATCGTGACAACCATAAGGCTCTCATCCTCGATGCCGCGGGGCGCCACGACGAGGCGCAAACGGTGTGGGCCAGTCTCTTCAAGGACGAGCCGCGCACGTTGCGGGTCGCGCTCGGGCACGCCCGCCACGCCATGGCGATCGGGGAAGGTGATGCGGCGCGGGCCAAGCGCGTGCTGCTCCGCCACATGCGGGCCACCGGGCGCCGCGATCCCCTGGCGAGCGAACTCTACCGCGAGATCGCGGCGGGCGGACGACCGGGGCTGCTCGTTGCCGATGCCGAGCATGGCATGGCCGAACTCCTTTTCGGTCTCGGCGAAGCGCTGACGACGGAAGGCGGTATCGACGTCGGGACGATCTACCTCCAGCTCGCCACCTACGTGCGGGGGGATTTCGAGGCGGCGTTCTATGCGCTCGGCAATGTCCACGAGGCGACCAAGCATTACGATAAGGCCATCGGGGCCTATCGTGGACTCGACAAGACGAGCCCGCTCGGTTTCGAGGCGGGGCTGCGGATCGCCTACAATCTCAATTGGCTCGAAAAGGAAGAGGAATCGCGCGCGCAGCTCTCGGGAATGCTGGATGGCGTGATGGCCCAGATCGCAGCGCACGGCGGCAACGGCGTGCGTGAGCGGGTCGCGGTCAAGCTCTCGGAGCGCGGCCGTTTCGCCCAGGAGTCGCTCGCAGCGCTCGGCTATTACGACGGCACGAGCGACGGGCGGATCGCGGGCGCGTCACTCGAAGCGCTCAAGGCCTTCCAGAAGGACAGCGGTCTCGAGGTCGACGGCATCGTCGGGCCGCGCACGATCCTCTCGCTGCAGGCCGCGCTCGACCACGAACTCGCGACCGAACTCGACGACCGTGAGAGCCGGGTCCTGCTCGCCATCGGAAACCTCTTGCGCGGGCACGAGAAATACGGGGAGGCCATCGGCTATTACGCGCGCGCGATCGAAAAGATCGACGAGCCGCTGCCGGAGCACTGGAACTATTATTATTCGCGCGGCGTCTGCTACGAGCGTGTGAAGCAGTGGCCGAAGGCCGAGGCGGACCTGCGTCAGGCACTGGCGCTCAATCCCGACCAGCCGCTCATCCTCAACTATCTCGGCTATTCGTGGGTCGACCAGAACCTCAACCTGGAAGAGGCGATGGAATTGATCCGCAAAGCCGTTCGTCTCAAGCCCGATGACGGCTATTTCGTCGACAGCCTCGGCTGGGCCTACTACCGCCTCGGCAAGTTCGATTCGGCTGTTCGTTATCTTGAGCGCGCCGTCGAGCTTCGGCCGGAGGATCCGGTGATCAACGATCACCTCGGGGATGCCTTGTGGCGGGTCGGGCGCACGCTGGAAGCGCGCTTCCAATGGGGCCAGGCGCTCGATCTCAAGCCGGAGCCGGAAGAAGTCGACAAGATCAAGGCCAAGATCGTCGCGGGCTTGCCGGAAGTGGGCAAGGACCAGGTCGTCGGGTCGGAGGCCGGGGCCAACTCCACCGAGGGCGCCGCGGCGGGCGGGTCGACGCAGTAG
- a CDS encoding 4-(cytidine 5'-diphospho)-2-C-methyl-D-erythritol kinase — translation MTGNALTLEERAPAKVNLFLEVHGRRPGDGYHLLESLVVFARDACDIVRLTVQGAGIAGRDTNSGDPNSSTLRPTHLEGPMAGALEGPNIVDAAVALVRHEAGRVGQPLSGIAVTLDKRLPVAAGIGGGSADAAATLRLISRAFPELEPRLDWPALALQLGADVPVCLAGRAAVMTGIGERLTPLRLAGGLHGVLVNPRVGVATRSVFARLAARMLEPDEVARASEPGTLGDLARLGPGAGAAIPPAALVDWLITRRNHLEAPALQLVPAMAVVRDALDGLAGRRLVRMSGSGATWFALFEDAQAAASGARELAAAHPDWWVAASRLS, via the coding sequence ATGACCGGTAATGCCCTTACGCTCGAGGAACGGGCGCCGGCGAAGGTCAATCTCTTCCTCGAGGTTCACGGGCGTCGGCCGGGCGACGGCTACCACCTGCTCGAAAGCCTCGTGGTCTTCGCACGCGATGCCTGCGACATCGTCCGCCTCACCGTCCAAGGGGCTGGGATTGCCGGGCGGGACACCAATTCGGGTGACCCGAATTCGTCGACCTTGCGGCCGACACACCTCGAGGGGCCGATGGCTGGCGCGCTCGAAGGTCCCAACATCGTCGATGCGGCTGTCGCCCTGGTTCGTCACGAGGCGGGACGGGTCGGACAACCGCTCTCGGGGATCGCCGTTACACTCGACAAGCGGTTGCCGGTCGCGGCTGGCATTGGGGGTGGGTCGGCGGATGCGGCGGCGACGCTGAGGCTGATTTCGCGCGCCTTTCCCGAACTCGAGCCACGACTCGATTGGCCGGCGCTGGCGCTACAACTCGGGGCCGACGTGCCCGTTTGCCTTGCTGGCAGGGCGGCCGTCATGACGGGGATCGGGGAGCGGCTCACGCCACTGCGGCTGGCCGGCGGGCTCCACGGCGTGCTCGTCAATCCGCGTGTTGGCGTCGCGACCCGTTCGGTGTTCGCCCGGCTCGCTGCACGGATGCTCGAACCGGATGAGGTGGCGCGGGCGAGCGAGCCGGGCACACTCGGGGATCTCGCGCGCCTCGGTCCGGGGGCTGGCGCTGCGATCCCACCCGCCGCACTCGTCGATTGGCTGATCACCCGGCGCAACCATCTCGAGGCGCCAGCGCTGCAACTGGTGCCGGCCATGGCCGTGGTCCGCGACGCGCTCGATGGGCTCGCCGGGCGGCGCCTCGTGCGCATGTCGGGTTCGGGTGCCACATGGTTCGCCTTGTTCGAGGATGCGCAGGCCGCCGCGTCGGGCGCCCGGGAGCTGGCAGCGGCGCACCCCGATTGGTGGGTGGCGGCGAGCCGACTCTCGTGA
- the pstB gene encoding phosphate ABC transporter ATP-binding protein — translation MIDVRGVSFWYGAKKALDNVDLQIYRREVTAFIGPSGCGKSTLLKCLNRTHDITPGVRMEGTILVDGLDINDPEIDPPMLRRRFGWVAQKPNPFPWSVYTNVAYGARLHGLVDGRAATDELVERCLTRVGLWDELKDRLGEPGTDLSGGQQQRLCIARAIALQPDVLLMDEPASALDPGSTARLENLIDELRASYTIVIITHNMQQAARTAQRVAVFHLGRLVEYGDASEIFIHPRHAITEAYITGRFG, via the coding sequence ATGATCGACGTTCGCGGCGTCAGCTTCTGGTACGGCGCCAAGAAGGCCCTCGACAACGTCGACTTGCAGATCTACCGGCGCGAGGTCACCGCCTTCATCGGCCCTTCCGGTTGTGGCAAATCGACGCTTCTCAAGTGCCTCAACCGCACCCACGACATCACGCCCGGCGTGCGCATGGAAGGTACGATCCTGGTCGACGGCCTCGACATAAACGACCCGGAGATCGACCCGCCGATGCTGCGCCGCCGCTTCGGCTGGGTGGCCCAGAAGCCGAACCCGTTCCCCTGGTCGGTCTACACCAACGTCGCCTATGGCGCCCGCCTGCACGGCCTCGTCGACGGCCGCGCCGCCACCGACGAACTCGTCGAACGCTGCCTGACGCGCGTCGGTCTCTGGGACGAATTGAAGGACCGCCTCGGCGAACCCGGCACCGACCTCTCGGGTGGTCAGCAGCAGCGACTTTGCATTGCCCGCGCGATCGCCCTCCAACCCGATGTCCTGCTCATGGACGAACCCGCTTCCGCGCTCGATCCGGGCTCGACCGCTCGTCTCGAAAACCTCATCGACGAACTGCGCGCCAGCTACACCATCGTCATCATCACGCACAACATGCAGCAGGCGGCGCGCACCGCCCAGCGCGTCGCGGTCTTTCACCTCGGCCGCCTCGTCGAGTACGGCGACGCCTCCGAGATCTTCATCCATCCGCGCCACGCCATAACGGAAGCCTACATCACCGGTCGCTTCGGCTGA